DNA from Roseimicrobium sp. ORNL1:
ACGCTCCGCCTCGTAGTACCAGAACCCATGAATCTGGCCCACGCCTTGATCGATGAATTGCTGGGCCAGGGTGCTCTTCGTCGTGGCCGGGAAGCTCACCTTGCCACAGCCCTCAATCAGCACCGCAGCCTGGCGCGGACCTTCATTGAAGGTCTCGCCATGCACCGAGTGCCCGGGCAGGGGATCGGCGGCGTGAAGGGTGAATGATGCCATCCCCGAAACGAGGAGGGCAAAGACGTGGATGCGCATGGGAAGGGTAACGTGCGGGCGGCAGGGATGTTGCGACCCGCGCCAGTTTACCTCTTCACCAGTGACTCGTACAGTTCATGCGTCTTCTCCGCGATGGCGCGCCACGAGAAGTGCTGCTCGGCGCGTTCACGGCCGGCCTTGGCCATGCGGGTGCGCAGGGGCTCGTCGGCCATCAGGCGGTTAATGCCTTCTGCAAGATCGTGGCTGTATTGCTCTGGGTGTGAGGCCTCATAGGGGCTTTCCGATTGCTGAAGCAAGGGCACCAGCAGGCCGGTTTCGCCGGGCAAGACTACCTCTTTGATGCCACCCACGGCGCTGGCGACCACGGCAGTTTCACAGGCCATGGCCTCCAAATTGATGATGCCAAAGGGTTCGTAGATGGACGGGCAGCAGAAGACTTCCGCGTGCGAGTACAGGGCGATCTTCTCCTCCACCGGGAGCATGGCCTGAATCCACACAATGCCGTCACGGGTCTTCTGGGCTTCGGCCACAGCCTGTTGCATTTCCACCGCGATCTCGGGGGTGTCCGGCGCGCCGGCGCAGAGCACCACCTGATAGCCGGGGTCCATGTGCTTGATGGCGCGCACGAGGTGCACGATGCCCTTTTGCCGGGCGATGCGTCCCACGAAGAGCACGAACGGCTTGTTCGGGTCCACTCCATGCTTCTGCAGCACTTCCGGGGCATGCACCTTCTTGTATTCCTCAGGGTCGATGCCGTTGTGGATGACGTGAATCTTCTTCGGGTCGGCGTGGAAGAAGCGCAGCACATCAACCTTGGTCTCCTGAGATACTGCGACAATGGCGTCTGCCATTTCAATCGCCGTCTTCTCTACCCAGCAGCTGAAGTCATAACCACCGCCGAGCTGCTCGCGCTTCCACGGGCGCAGCGGTTCCAGGGAGTGCACCGTGAGCACCATGGGAATGCCGTAGTTCAGCTTCGCGAGGATGCCACCGAGGTGGGAATACCATGTGTGCAGGTGCACCACATCAGCGTCGATGTTGGTGGTGTTGAAGCTCAAGCCACGCTGCACCGCCGCGAAGACGCTGGCGAGCGGCTTGGGGCAGGTCCAGAGATCCGTGTTCAGCCCGTAGCCTGTGACCTTGAGGTGGCCGTTGAGCATCTCATTCTGATCGCCGAAGCAGCGCACATCCACATCGCAGAGGCGGGAGAGTTCCTTCGTGAGGTACTGGACATGGATGCCGGCGCCACCGTAGATGTTTGGTGGATACTCGTTGGTCAGGAAAAGGGCTTTCATGGGAAATGGATTCAGGCGTTGGAAAATAGAAAGACTCGGGCCGTGTCGATGAGGGAATTGTAACAGATGAGTCGCGTCGGCGTCGGCATCAGAATCAGAGAGTCACGGATTCATGCAGCTTTGCGACACGCACCTTGCCGGAGGTGTGCTTCGGCGCCAGAGCCGCGCGGAAGGCTTCGCTGCGCTCAGGCTCACCATGGACGAGGAAGACTTCCTTTTTCGATCCGCCCACACGTGAGAACCAGTCCAGCAGTTTACTGTGGTCTGCGTGGCCTGAGTAGGAGTCCAGGATTTCGATGCGTGCGTTCACCACAAATTCATCGCCGAGGATGTTCACCTTGCGTGCGCCGTTGCGCAGCTTCCATCCCAGGGTGTGCTCGGCACAGTACCCCACGAAGAGGACGGTGGTGGTGGCCTCGCCCACATGGTTCCGCAGGTGGTGCAGGATGCGTCCGCTTTCGCACATGCCGCTCGCCGCGATGATGATGGCTGGCTCCTTCAGGTCATTGAGCTGGCGCGACTCGTTCGCCTCACGAATGAAACGCAAGCCCTCAAAGCCAAACGGGTTCCGCTTTTCAAACAGGAACTGATACACCTCTTGATTGAAGCATTCCGGATGCAGTCGGAAAATCTCCGTGGCGCTGACGGCAAGAGGGCTGTCCACGAAGATGGGGATGGGTGGGAAGCAGTTGCTGTCGCGCAGTTTGTTGAGCGAATACAGCAGCTGCTGGGTGCGTTCCACCGCGAAGGAGGGGATGAGGATCTTGCCGTTGCGTTCGAGCGTGGCGTTGATGATCTCGCAGAGGTGATCGTCGCTGGCATTCTCCAGCTCATGCTCGCGCCCGCCATAGGTGCTTTCCATGATCACGTAGTCGATGCCTTCGCTCGGCTCTGGGGGATTGAGCAGGTCACTCTTGGGGCGGCCTACATCACCGGAGAAGAGCAGTCGTGATTTCTTTCCGGTCTCGCGGTCATCGATGTCCAGAATCACCTGTGCCGCGCCGAGGATGTGCCCGGCATCAATGAAGGTGAACTTCACCCCATCTGCCACCAGCATGGGGCGGTTGTAGTTGAGCGTCACGAACTGCCGCAGGCACTTCTCCGCGTCCATGCGGTTGTAGGCGGGTTCCAACAGCGGCAGTCCCTGTTTCGCGCGCTTCTTATTGAGCCACTGCACATCACTTTCCTGGATGTGCGCCGAGTCCGGCAGCATTACGCTGCACAGGTCACGTGTGGCATCCGTGGCATAGATATTTCCTTCGTAGCCCTGTTTCACCAGGTTGGGAAGATTCCCGCTGTGGTCGATGTGAGCGTGCGAAAGAACTACCGCATCGAGTTCCTTGGGGTCAAAAGGGAAATGCCGGTTGCGCTCGAAGGCATCGCCGCGATGTCCCTGATACAGGCCACAATCCAAGAGGATGCGCTGGCCATTGACCTCAAGAAGATGCTGTGAGCCCGTGGTGGTTTCCGCGGCGCCGTGGAAGGTGATTTTCATGCAAGAGGCAAATGGGGAGCGTTTGCAGCGTAGTATTTCAGACGCACCGTGGGGCGGTTGAGAACGATAAAGGTGAAAACGCCGAGAATCGTGCCGATAGGGAACTGCACGCAGTTAAACGCGGCCGTGGTGAGTGAGAACCCCCGATGCCGACCCTTGAGCAGGAACCATCCGGACAGGCCATTGAGCGTGATTCCTGCTATTAAGAGTGCGATGGCGAATACATAGGCCCACTTCATGAGCGGAGGCATGGGTGTGACGATCGCCAGCTCCTCTCCAGAGGGGGATGTCACCATCTGCACACGGGAGCCCAGGATGGATTTCATGATCACATAG
Protein-coding regions in this window:
- a CDS encoding MBL fold metallo-hydrolase codes for the protein MKITFHGAAETTTGSQHLLEVNGQRILLDCGLYQGHRGDAFERNRHFPFDPKELDAVVLSHAHIDHSGNLPNLVKQGYEGNIYATDATRDLCSVMLPDSAHIQESDVQWLNKKRAKQGLPLLEPAYNRMDAEKCLRQFVTLNYNRPMLVADGVKFTFIDAGHILGAAQVILDIDDRETGKKSRLLFSGDVGRPKSDLLNPPEPSEGIDYVIMESTYGGREHELENASDDHLCEIINATLERNGKILIPSFAVERTQQLLYSLNKLRDSNCFPPIPIFVDSPLAVSATEIFRLHPECFNQEVYQFLFEKRNPFGFEGLRFIREANESRQLNDLKEPAIIIAASGMCESGRILHHLRNHVGEATTTVLFVGYCAEHTLGWKLRNGARKVNILGDEFVVNARIEILDSYSGHADHSKLLDWFSRVGGSKKEVFLVHGEPERSEAFRAALAPKHTSGKVRVAKLHESVTL
- the glgA gene encoding glycogen synthase → MKALFLTNEYPPNIYGGAGIHVQYLTKELSRLCDVDVRCFGDQNEMLNGHLKVTGYGLNTDLWTCPKPLASVFAAVQRGLSFNTTNIDADVVHLHTWYSHLGGILAKLNYGIPMVLTVHSLEPLRPWKREQLGGGYDFSCWVEKTAIEMADAIVAVSQETKVDVLRFFHADPKKIHVIHNGIDPEEYKKVHAPEVLQKHGVDPNKPFVLFVGRIARQKGIVHLVRAIKHMDPGYQVVLCAGAPDTPEIAVEMQQAVAEAQKTRDGIVWIQAMLPVEEKIALYSHAEVFCCPSIYEPFGIINLEAMACETAVVASAVGGIKEVVLPGETGLLVPLLQQSESPYEASHPEQYSHDLAEGINRLMADEPLRTRMAKAGRERAEQHFSWRAIAEKTHELYESLVKR